A part of Neoarius graeffei isolate fNeoGra1 chromosome 22, fNeoGra1.pri, whole genome shotgun sequence genomic DNA contains:
- the LOC132870755 gene encoding class I histocompatibility antigen, F10 alpha chain-like — translation MWKVKIIYIIVVVSRFFLLPQQSCCEVNSLTGYFLGSEGLGLPSYIERLDVNDATVFYYDSSMHATAPRPDWLNTIAGQQLWKERRFTSLDNRELMAVAFQTAIKQFDLTGTRSDINIYQGYGRCDLYPDGTVRGVLTHGFNGMDFVSLDIDSKAFIASVPQAVKYKRIREKNIGRLEYLVSYYKKTCSDELKIYLEHSPAVIVKKAPEVRIFEKQRAGSTLLTCHVTGFYPKAVQVKWIGVDLQQEDLETNNVLPNGDGTYQTRRSVIRPEENTGDQHYSCIVYHSSVEGNITVTWGKEEKPFRLPVWMTLGFIFMVAVVGLVIRCFIKSKDAVTRK, via the exons ATGTGGAAAGTAAAGATTATTTATATTATAGTCGTCGTTTCCCGCTTCTTCCTCCTTCCCCAGCAGTCTTGTTGTG AGGTTAATTCCCTCACTGGCTATTTCCTCGGCTCTGAAGGCCTCGGCCTTCCCAGTTACATAGAGAGACTCGATGTGAATGATGCCACTGTCTTTTACTATGACAGCAGCATGCATGCAACAGCACCACGTCCCGATTGGCTCAACACCATAGCTGGTCAACAGCTCTGGAAAGAGAGGAGATTTACATCACTGGACAACAGGGAACTTATGGCTGTGGCATTCCAAACAGCCATCAAGCAGTTCGACCTCACAG GCACCAGATCAGATATTAATATATATCAAGGCTACGGTCGGTGTGACCTCTATCCAGATGGCACAGTCAGGGGAGTGTTAACTCACGGGTTCAATGGGATGGACTTCGTAAGTTTAGATATTGACAGCAAGGCATTCATCGCATCTGTTCCTCAAGCCGTCAAATATAAAAGGATTCGGGAGAAGAATATAGGCAGGCTTGAATATCTCGTGTCTTACTACAAAAAGACCTGTTCTGACGAACTTAAGATTTACTTAGAGCATTCTCCTGCAGTCATCGTGAAGAAAG ctCCAGAGGTCAGGATTTTTGAGAAGCAGAGAGCTGGTTCCACTCTCCTCACGTGTCATGTGACTGGGTTTTACCCCAAAGCCGTGCAGGTGAAGTGGATTGGGGTAGATTTACAGCAGGAGGATCTCGAGACGAACAATGTTCTGCCTAATGGTGATGGTACATATCAGACCAGAAGGAGTGTGATCAGACCTGAGGAGAACACAGGAGATCAGCACTATAGCTGTATAGTGTATCACAGCAGCGTCGAGGGAAATATTACAGTCACCTGGG GTAAAGAAGAGAAACCCTTCCGGCTTCCTGTTTGGATGACGCTAGGCTTCATTTTCATGGTTGCTGTAGTTGGGCTTGTAATACGATGCTTCATTAAAAGTAAAG ACGCTGTGACCCGCAAGTGA